A stretch of Malus sylvestris chromosome 11, drMalSylv7.2, whole genome shotgun sequence DNA encodes these proteins:
- the LOC126588668 gene encoding receptor-like protein EIX1 isoform X1 — translation MDRVMRVGSLVSFLLCIASFTVSLCKGDLYVPCKEHERQALLLFKKDLDDPSIMLSSWGGASDCCNWIGVACDNLTGHVHELHLAGNYDQETGEEHGLGGNVNPSLLNLKHLSYLNLSYNNFEGLQIPSFLGSLKGLRYLDLSYAGFNGTIPHQLGNLSSLRYLDLSHNFGSMVENLKWLSGLSLLKHLDMSFVDLTNASHWLQANTLPSLLVELHLSSCELYHIPSGIANLTSLKVLYLHRNHFNSTIPKWLYGLGHLEFLFLSQNAFHGEISSSLGNLTALVDLKLRSNQLEGEIPNSLGNLCKLTAIDLSSNNFWGRVSAIFESLSRCSSGQIYYLDLLDNNFSGHLSNQLESFKNLRYLYLSNNSISGPVPVSLGNLSLLEELAIDNNSFEGVISEVHFTNLTRLINFFANENSLTLKTSPDWLPPFQLSILTLSSLHLDPSELPAWLKSQKHLSALNMSNTGISGTIPIWFWNIYSNGAYFVDLSRNQLSGEVPNIVSANWPKQQRFDPQVSGILIDLRSNQFNGSLPLVSSALSTLDLSNSSFSGTLSHLLCDRSDVPKNLLVLHLGNNLLTGEIPDCRLHWPNLTVVNLEDNNLMGKIPSSIGDLLSLRSLHLRNNKLSGELPVSLQNCEQLLLLDLGGNKFAGSFPIWFGQSLVVLSLRSNQFHGAIPYKLCSLTNLQILDLAHNNISGTIPRCFQNLSSMANTFSSEGPTSIQFLDASFFGFGLFGESYTETAVFVTKGREVNYNTMLRLVASLDLSNNMLTGEIPEALTSLISLQTLNLSDNLLTGRIPSKIGDMRMLESLDLSVNQLCGEVSPSISNLTFLNYLNLSYNNLIGQIPKGTQLQSFDMSSYAGNKLCGPPLEECHSTKEAMPPVGDEKHGEGHLLEDGGFYLSLGLGFAFGFWIVLGSLLSNLPWSNALSQFQNIIVKKLYVVIVKRH, via the coding sequence ATGGATAGAGTCATGAGAGTTGGTTCACTAGTCAGCTTTCTCCTATGCATTGCGTCTTTTACAGTTAGCTTATGCAAGGGGGACCTGTATGTGCCTTGCAAAGAACATGAGAGACAAGCACTCCTTCTGTTCAAGAAAGATCTTGATGATCCGTCAATTATGCTTTCCTCCTGGGGTGGTGCAAGCGATTGTTGTAACTGGATCGGTGTTGCCTGTGATAATTTAACCGGTCATGTCCATGAGCTCCACCTTGCTGGTAATTATGATCAAGAAACTGGTGAGGAACACGGTTTGGGTGGTAATGTAAATCCTTCTCTACTCAATTTAAAGCATCTCAGCTACTTGAACTTGAGCTACAATAATTTTGAAGGACTACAAATTCCTAGCTTTCTAGGTTCTCTTAAAGGTTTAAGATATCTTGACCTCTCGTATGCAGGGTTCAATGGAACCATTCCTCATCAGTTGGGGAATCTCTCGAGTCTGCGTTATCTCGACCTTTCTCACAACTTTGGTTCGATGGTCGAGAATCTCAAATGGCTCTCTGGTCTTTCTCTGTTGAAACATCTTGACATGAGTTTTGTAGATCTTACCAACGCATCTCATTGGTTACAAGCAAATACACTCCCTTCTCTGCTAGTCGAGTTACATTTGTCTAGTTGCGAACTTTATCACATACCAAGTGGTATTGCGAACTTGACAAGTCTTAAAGTTCTTTATCTGCACCGGAACCATTTCAACTCTACCATACCTAAATGGTTGTACGGTTTGGGCCATCTTGAGTTCCTCTTTCTTTCTCAGAATGCTTTCCATGGTGAAATTTCGAGTTCTCTTGGAAACTTGACAGCCCTTGTTGATCTTAAATTGCGTAGCAATCAGCTTGAAGGGGAAATCCCAAACTCATTGGGAAATCTTTGTAAGTTGACTGCTATTGATCTATCGTCGAACAATTTTTGGGGGAGGGTATCAGCAATCTTTGAAAGTTTGTCTCGATGTAGTTCTGGtcaaatatattatttagatttGTTGGATAATAATTTTTCAGGTCATTTATCTAATCAACTTGAAAGTTTCAAAAATTTACGTTATCTTTATCTTTCAAATAATTCAATATCGGGTCCCGTTCCAGTGTCTTTAGGAAATCTATCACTCTTAGAGGAGTTGGCCATTGATAACAATTCATTCGAGGGTGTTATCTCTGAAGTTCATTTTACTAATCTTACAAGATTGATTAACTTTTTTGCAAATGAGAACTCTTTGACTCTTAAAACCAGCCCAGACTGGCTTCCTCCTTTTCAACTTTCTATCTTGACTTTAAGTTCTTTGCATCTGGACCCATCAGAGTTACCTGCGTGGCTCAAGAGTCAAAAACATTTGTCCGCTCTTAACATGTCCAATACAGGAATTTCAGGTACCATTCCGATTTGGTTTTGGAACATTTATTCGAATGGTGCATATTTTGTGGATCTCTCGCGTAATCAGTTGTCCGGCGAGGTTCCAAACATAGTTTCCGCCAACTGGCCAAAACAACAGCGTTTCGATCCCCAAGTTTCAGGAATCCTAATTGACTTAAGGTCTAACCAGTTCAATGGTTCATTGCCTCTTGTGTCTTCGGCATTGTCTACACTtgatctttccaattcatcattTTCGGGAACTCTCTCTCACTTACTTTGTGATAGGAGCGATGTACCTAAAAACCTTCTTGTTCTTCATCTTGGCAACAATCTCCTCACTGGAGAAATTCCTGATTGTCGGTTACATTGGCCAAACTTGACAGTTGTGAATTTAGAAGACAACAATTTGATGGGGAAAATTCCAAGCTCTATCGGGGACCTACTTTCCCTTCGATCTTTGCACTTGCGCAATAATAAGCTATCTGGAGAATTACCTGTGTCCCTACAAAACTGTGAGCAGTTGTTACTTCTTGACCTTGGTGGAAACAAGTTTGCTGGAAGCTTTCCAATATGGTTTGGCCAAAGCTTGGTAGTTCTTAGTCTTCGTTCAAATCAGTTCCATGGCGCCATTCCTTATAAGCTCTGTAGTCTCACAAATCTCCAAATCTTGGACCTTGCGCATAACAATATTTCGGGAACGATACCCAGATGTTTCCAAAATTTGTCATCCATGGCCAATACCTTTTCAAGCGAAGGACCTACCAGTATTCAATTCTTGGATGCTTCTTTTTTCGGTTTTGGTCTTTTTGGGGAGTCCTACACAGAGACTGCAGTTTTTGTGACCAAAGGAAGAGAAGTGAACTATAACACAATGCTTCGGTTGGTCGCTAGTTTGGACCTTTCCAACAACATGTTAACTGGAGAAATCCCGGAAGCACTGACCAGTCTCATTAGCTTACAAACGTTGAATTTATCCGATAATCTTCTGACTGGAAGAATCCCTTCCAAAATCGGTGATATGAGAATGTTAGAGTCGCTTGATTTGTCCGTGAACCAACTTTGTGGCGAAGTTTCTCCAAGCATCTCAAACTTGACATTTCTCAATTATCTGAATTTGTCCTATAACAATCTGATAGGGCAGATTCCGAAAGGCACTCAGCTTCAAAGCTTTGATATGTCTAGTTATGCTGGCAATAAACTTTGCGGACCTCCATTGGAAGAGTGTCACAGTACAAAAGAGGCCATGCCACCGGTAGGTGATGAGAAGCACGGAGAAGGTCATTTACTTGAAGATGGCGGGTTCTATCTGAGTTTGGGGCTTGGATTTGCATTTGGGTTTTGGATTGTTCTTGGTTCATTGTTGTCTAATTTGCCGTGGAGCAATGCACTTTCTCAGTTCCAAAATATTATTGTGAAGAAGCTCTATGTTGTAATCGTTAAACGTCATTAA
- the LOC126588668 gene encoding receptor-like protein EIX1 isoform X2, translated as MVENLKWLSGLSLLKHLDMSFVDLTNASHWLQANTLPSLLVELHLSSCELYHIPSGIANLTSLKVLYLHRNHFNSTIPKWLYGLGHLEFLFLSQNAFHGEISSSLGNLTALVDLKLRSNQLEGEIPNSLGNLCKLTAIDLSSNNFWGRVSAIFESLSRCSSGQIYYLDLLDNNFSGHLSNQLESFKNLRYLYLSNNSISGPVPVSLGNLSLLEELAIDNNSFEGVISEVHFTNLTRLINFFANENSLTLKTSPDWLPPFQLSILTLSSLHLDPSELPAWLKSQKHLSALNMSNTGISGTIPIWFWNIYSNGAYFVDLSRNQLSGEVPNIVSANWPKQQRFDPQVSGILIDLRSNQFNGSLPLVSSALSTLDLSNSSFSGTLSHLLCDRSDVPKNLLVLHLGNNLLTGEIPDCRLHWPNLTVVNLEDNNLMGKIPSSIGDLLSLRSLHLRNNKLSGELPVSLQNCEQLLLLDLGGNKFAGSFPIWFGQSLVVLSLRSNQFHGAIPYKLCSLTNLQILDLAHNNISGTIPRCFQNLSSMANTFSSEGPTSIQFLDASFFGFGLFGESYTETAVFVTKGREVNYNTMLRLVASLDLSNNMLTGEIPEALTSLISLQTLNLSDNLLTGRIPSKIGDMRMLESLDLSVNQLCGEVSPSISNLTFLNYLNLSYNNLIGQIPKGTQLQSFDMSSYAGNKLCGPPLEECHSTKEAMPPVGDEKHGEGHLLEDGGFYLSLGLGFAFGFWIVLGSLLSNLPWSNALSQFQNIIVKKLYVVIVKRH; from the coding sequence ATGGTCGAGAATCTCAAATGGCTCTCTGGTCTTTCTCTGTTGAAACATCTTGACATGAGTTTTGTAGATCTTACCAACGCATCTCATTGGTTACAAGCAAATACACTCCCTTCTCTGCTAGTCGAGTTACATTTGTCTAGTTGCGAACTTTATCACATACCAAGTGGTATTGCGAACTTGACAAGTCTTAAAGTTCTTTATCTGCACCGGAACCATTTCAACTCTACCATACCTAAATGGTTGTACGGTTTGGGCCATCTTGAGTTCCTCTTTCTTTCTCAGAATGCTTTCCATGGTGAAATTTCGAGTTCTCTTGGAAACTTGACAGCCCTTGTTGATCTTAAATTGCGTAGCAATCAGCTTGAAGGGGAAATCCCAAACTCATTGGGAAATCTTTGTAAGTTGACTGCTATTGATCTATCGTCGAACAATTTTTGGGGGAGGGTATCAGCAATCTTTGAAAGTTTGTCTCGATGTAGTTCTGGtcaaatatattatttagatttGTTGGATAATAATTTTTCAGGTCATTTATCTAATCAACTTGAAAGTTTCAAAAATTTACGTTATCTTTATCTTTCAAATAATTCAATATCGGGTCCCGTTCCAGTGTCTTTAGGAAATCTATCACTCTTAGAGGAGTTGGCCATTGATAACAATTCATTCGAGGGTGTTATCTCTGAAGTTCATTTTACTAATCTTACAAGATTGATTAACTTTTTTGCAAATGAGAACTCTTTGACTCTTAAAACCAGCCCAGACTGGCTTCCTCCTTTTCAACTTTCTATCTTGACTTTAAGTTCTTTGCATCTGGACCCATCAGAGTTACCTGCGTGGCTCAAGAGTCAAAAACATTTGTCCGCTCTTAACATGTCCAATACAGGAATTTCAGGTACCATTCCGATTTGGTTTTGGAACATTTATTCGAATGGTGCATATTTTGTGGATCTCTCGCGTAATCAGTTGTCCGGCGAGGTTCCAAACATAGTTTCCGCCAACTGGCCAAAACAACAGCGTTTCGATCCCCAAGTTTCAGGAATCCTAATTGACTTAAGGTCTAACCAGTTCAATGGTTCATTGCCTCTTGTGTCTTCGGCATTGTCTACACTtgatctttccaattcatcattTTCGGGAACTCTCTCTCACTTACTTTGTGATAGGAGCGATGTACCTAAAAACCTTCTTGTTCTTCATCTTGGCAACAATCTCCTCACTGGAGAAATTCCTGATTGTCGGTTACATTGGCCAAACTTGACAGTTGTGAATTTAGAAGACAACAATTTGATGGGGAAAATTCCAAGCTCTATCGGGGACCTACTTTCCCTTCGATCTTTGCACTTGCGCAATAATAAGCTATCTGGAGAATTACCTGTGTCCCTACAAAACTGTGAGCAGTTGTTACTTCTTGACCTTGGTGGAAACAAGTTTGCTGGAAGCTTTCCAATATGGTTTGGCCAAAGCTTGGTAGTTCTTAGTCTTCGTTCAAATCAGTTCCATGGCGCCATTCCTTATAAGCTCTGTAGTCTCACAAATCTCCAAATCTTGGACCTTGCGCATAACAATATTTCGGGAACGATACCCAGATGTTTCCAAAATTTGTCATCCATGGCCAATACCTTTTCAAGCGAAGGACCTACCAGTATTCAATTCTTGGATGCTTCTTTTTTCGGTTTTGGTCTTTTTGGGGAGTCCTACACAGAGACTGCAGTTTTTGTGACCAAAGGAAGAGAAGTGAACTATAACACAATGCTTCGGTTGGTCGCTAGTTTGGACCTTTCCAACAACATGTTAACTGGAGAAATCCCGGAAGCACTGACCAGTCTCATTAGCTTACAAACGTTGAATTTATCCGATAATCTTCTGACTGGAAGAATCCCTTCCAAAATCGGTGATATGAGAATGTTAGAGTCGCTTGATTTGTCCGTGAACCAACTTTGTGGCGAAGTTTCTCCAAGCATCTCAAACTTGACATTTCTCAATTATCTGAATTTGTCCTATAACAATCTGATAGGGCAGATTCCGAAAGGCACTCAGCTTCAAAGCTTTGATATGTCTAGTTATGCTGGCAATAAACTTTGCGGACCTCCATTGGAAGAGTGTCACAGTACAAAAGAGGCCATGCCACCGGTAGGTGATGAGAAGCACGGAGAAGGTCATTTACTTGAAGATGGCGGGTTCTATCTGAGTTTGGGGCTTGGATTTGCATTTGGGTTTTGGATTGTTCTTGGTTCATTGTTGTCTAATTTGCCGTGGAGCAATGCACTTTCTCAGTTCCAAAATATTATTGTGAAGAAGCTCTATGTTGTAATCGTTAAACGTCATTAA